The genomic segment ctctccggggtgctagctcccttgcagagatggctttaaatggctgatgtcctctcctttgaatcaacctttgattggcttgagaggaggaagaagaaggaaatgccaaggaagaagaaacaaaggctcttcgcagccttttactttcccttgcgctagaaccaaaaggagaagaagaaagagatcacGTCGCCCTTGGTTTCTTCCCTTGTTCTTGTGGTTGAAGAGAGGAATGAGAGAAGGTTCCTTGCTGCCAAAAATCCCAAGGAAAAACCATAAAAAATTCGTAGCTcctttgaacccctcttttatggtgtgtggatagagatgagctcctaaattttaggagctcatctctatccctttgtgaattcaaaataggaggggcatggcccctcctttttccttcacgccaccagccaagggagaggcgtgggcccctccctcttctcccatatgGTCAGCCCCTAGTTGATCAAATCAAGTAGGGAGGGTTGGGTCCAAAGGATGGGtctaatcctattcaaaataggattatgtacacccattttaatttctccaaattctaatccaattagaatttaattgaaccatgactcaattgaactcttcaatcctaatgcaATTaggagttatttaattaattagattaaagttaaaattaattaggacttgagaaaattctaatctaatcaggacttgttcaaatttcagccctaagacaattaagactttagaaatcctattccaagtaggactctaatttaatttgaaatcctaatccaattaggacttcatgaatcccactccaagtaggactcatgatcaagtccaattaattaaatccaattaattaaattaaattgcaattcgattgcaattattccttcttctaaccactaactcttagcgggttttcaatttatcaatctaattgatcatttgtgattcctaatcacattcaaccatcggatcggtcaatacctctaatgtgtgtgaccccatagattctattctgactggtagtgagatatattgcgatctctatcataatatcattgaaaactcctttcaatgggttgaaacaatttcaactcaactcaccaggaattatcgatcatcaagatgatccctgtgagtctcaccatccaccagtgacacctagcagtatgtagtggccacccagcagaatagaacgatgaacctctaggtgcagttatcgtatgatacagtccttctatcatggatccctacagaccggaggtcatggataacttgtcaaaccccatcgtctgtcatatgcctagatttattcgacttgagttcgagagtagaaaactcttttccactatatattctgccatggccaaggtcttagaactcagtctaataaatcacataggatcactcctcatctatcaagatcgatagattccatataagtGCATACCTACtcttacagtgaacctactgcagccaatctacacaacaaggacccatatgactagagaccatgtatatgtgcagtcaaactacaataacctcactgtaaatagccgaagcaccgcaggtcaaaggaccagtcacactactgcaacattaaGCAAGtaactgacgagtggatagacatccaagtgacttcttatcttggtcacgctcagtacccttattatctaacaagcacctgcactctcacttcagtgtccctacactgtggactcgagtctcgtccatccataaggaaagcaatctgTGCATTGATCGGATCGAttaccgtcctcatgatgatccattgatcaggagcatttagaaattaatcaccaatgatacatggctcaaattctcaactcttgagaatatgtatcatcatcttattaattttttggacgattcatagacacataaacaatatgaataaaaagaatgcccatttattattcaataataataaagtcaagtacaaatttatgtcccagaattaataatgtgtccgccagattggcttttagagcatacatctaacactgataccatgttgaaatcatCACTTGTTCTAAAAGCTTAAGTTGATAGAATGAGGTaggtttatttatatattttatattttcttacagaaGTATGAAGTTAGATACCTATGCATCCAATAAATTTGAGTCCATGTTTAGGTAATAAGTAGGCCATGCATCAAAAGAAATTGAAGGAAACCAGGGATCATGCATTAATTTCACCCAAGTTCCATTTGTGAGGCACAAGAAGATGGATATATGGCGCCAATGGTGGAACTTCTTGGAGGCCAAGAATATGGTCAAACGCCCATGACTTCATGTGCCAATAATTTAAGATTATAGTCTATCGACCATGTGAGTGATCACTTAGGTGAGCAAGTTGGTGGTCCAAATAAGAAGACCTCACCATATAACGCCAATAGAGTGGGTCAGCCTGCATAGGGCTAAGAATTGATactcagaaaattaaaaaaaataaatcagaaaCACATGCAGATGTCTTATACATCTTGGGGTTATAACTTTTTGGAGTTAGTTTCgggataatatttttttatatcaaatatttttatatctttGCTGATATAAAATGGCCACCTATTAGTCTTTATTGTAATTGTAATGGTTTATCTATGTAacgaaaaatatttttgttatttacaaaaaaaatatttttattacatataataaatctatatttttatgattttattgttGAATGTTGTTTCTTATATGGTTTAATTTTTATTCATGATAGAGATATGCTTCAAGGGGAGACAATGCTATGGAGGGAGAGGATCATTCCTCACAACATGGAGAGGATCATTGAGAGAGATGAGGATCATTGAAGAAGACACAATAACTATTGAACATtgtttcttatatattttttgaactttgattgTTGAATGTAGATGGTATATGAAGTTGTGTATTGCATTTTGTGTATGTGTACCGTTAAAATTTTATTGTGATAAATGGATTTTGTAACTATAATTTCAATCGTTATGTATTATTATGATTTAATAATATTTGGGAAATGCAGGTTGTTGAACGAAACATTAAAATGGGATATACAACAATTATATTTGTGAAATACATaccataaatataaaaataaaatatgcaaTAGTTACGAACTATTGTttaaaatggtatcagagcggacctggcccataacctatgtggactaggggatactgcagcacggatctattgaggctgaccacgggtcaatcgtggtgtttgtgattagatttgaatagatatgaacccttagccttaCAAGGGCATCAGGGCTTGAAcagagggagtatgtgaggatccgtgcgggcgtgtgttcagtcccacatcggttattcgttgggtagatcttgggtactcatacaggatcaagaaatccaaataataccttccggctagccattttggatgaggtcctgggttgttacaaatggtatcagagcggacccggcctataacttatgtggactaggggacactgcagcacggatccattggggttgaccacggactgatcgtggtgtttgtgattagatttgaatagatttgaacccttagcctgatgagaacgtcagggcttgaacggagggagtatgtgaggacccgtgcgggcgtgtgtttattctcacatcggttattcgctgggtagatcttgagtatttatacaagatcaaggaacccaaatagtaacttctggctagccattttgggtgaggttctacATTGTTACAAAAACCTTTAGACAATGGTCTTACACCTAACgggcaacatttttttttttttttttgctgttgaCTAAGATTAATTTTTGTTGTAGGTTTTTCTGGAAAGATTATTTTGTCCCATTTTTTACGCAATTTTAACTAATATATATTAGTCATTTCTAGATTACCGTGAGTGATGGTGCTGCATGTGAATTCTACAGTTTGGCATTTTGAATTTGTGGCTATGATAGGGTAAGAATCTTAGGTAGGAATCGGCACCTTCGGACCATCTATAAATTAAGACAGCAAAACAGAAGAGCCTCATTGCTTATCCTATCCTCTCTTCATGGCGACCCACCACAACCTCCCTCTCCAAGAGAGAATCTCCCTAAAGAACACTTTCCAAAGAGTCTCAAGCCTTCTCAtcctcgccctcctcctctccctcctcctctatcGCCTCACCTCACTCCATAGCCATGGCTCCATTTGGCTCATCGCCTTCCTCTGCGAGTCTTGGTTCACCTTCATCTGGGTCCTCTTCATGAATGCCAAATGGAACCCGGTCAAGTACAAAACCTACCCCGAACGCCTCCTGAAGAGGTATGTGTTCTTACTTCAAGTCGATAAAAATGCTGGATGACGGTCTTAACGTTCATGATTCACAAGTTAggtttttaagttttttttttcttctttttctgtgCCTGTTTGCGTAGATCCGATGATCTCCCAGCTGTGGACATGTTCGTCACCACGGCGGACCCCAAGCTCGAGCCTCCGATCATCACGGCGAACACCGTGCTCTCTTTGCTGGCTGTGGAATACCCAGCTCACAAGCTCGCTTGCTATGTTTCGGACGATGGAGGCTCGCCCATCACCTTCTATTCTCTCGTGGAAGCTTCAAAATTTGCGAAGCTATGGGTTCCTTTCTGCAAGAAGTACAACGTTAGAGTGAGAGCTCCCTTTGTGTACTTCTCTTCTGAGCCGCAAGCTTCACAAACTCTCTCACAAGAATTCACGGACACTTGGAGATACATGAAGGTAAATAACCATATCATGATTTCATATATAAACAGTATATGCTAGCTTTTAATATAGCATATTGGGAGTTGGATATTTTACACGAATTTTGAACCTACCCGTAAGGAAGAGGTGCCAATTAGCTGATCTAACACTTAACGCCACAAATTATGCTATATGATTACCGGGTGATGATTAGTGAAAGCCATTCTAAGTTTAAGTCTTGCTGTGTAGAATAAGTATGAGGAGTTAAGTCGAAAAATTGATGATGCTGCTAAAGATTACATTTCGCATCACATGAATGATGAGCTTGCTGATTTCTCAAATATTGAACGAGGAAACCATCCAAGCCTAATTAAGGTAATATGCCTAATTTAATTAACCTTATAATTTTGATCATATTTTTTCTTACAAATTCTCTCTTTTTACTGTTTTTCTTACCAAGAGTCTCAATTTTCACATGTTTATTttgtctatttatttatttattcatattGCAAGGTTATATGGGAGAACAAGGAGGGCTTAGAAGGTGGCATCCCCCATCTAGTATATGTGGCTAGAGAGAAGAGGCCAAAACATCCACATCATTACAAAGCTGGAGCTATGAACGTTCTGGTAACGTGCACAACTCCTTTCTTGCCGGAAacttcaaaagtaaaatctaatttggattaggacaaTTGTAATTATATATATAGAACCGCCGTCATAAATCTATAGTTCATATATTTTACTTGGAACTTAAGTAAGATTATAGTCATCAACTCCATCACTGTATGATGGTGATATGATGATAACATTGAAAGGATACAAAGTAGCaggacacacacatatatatttttcgttcctatccaaaaatatatttttttcttgtctTTTCTGTCCATGATCTAATGTAACCGATCTGAGTCCACTATTCCATTCTTATCCCAAAAATGAAAGGCTACGAATAAGCTCTTGGCGGATGCTAAAACcttttcatcatcatcatcatcatcaattttttttcattttcttcttttgaaaATATGGAAACCTTTCATTTGTAAAGAAAGGTGCCAACCAGCTGAGCTAATATTAGTAGCTACTGGTAGCGTCCATTCTCATCTTTTCTCTAATTAAAATAGGATAGATGTTGTGAAGTTGCAAATGAAGTTAAGACAatatgaaagacaaattaagaagatttggtttcttttttttttttaatgaaacagGAGGATTTCcacctttttttattataaatttagTAATGTGTACAGAGTTTGTATATTAGCTAGCCAATCATATTCCACATACGCGGGCTTACACATGTGAGTGAACAGAGTTTGACATAATTTCTGGGGTCAGGATGCACtttgcatgatttttttttttttttagttacacAAAGGACAAGGTTAAGTTCTAGTCTATGTGCAGGCAAGGGTCTCAGGAGTGATGACAAATGCTCCATTCATGCTCAATGTGGACTGTGACATGTTTGCTAATAATCCTGAGGTCATTCTTCATGGCATGTGCCTGCTACTCGGGTTTGACAACGAGGTGTCAAGTGGATTTGTTCAAGCACCACAGCAGTTCTATGGGGCTCTCAAGGATGATCCCTTTGGGAATCAATTAGTGGTCTTGCAAGAGGTAGGTATTGGATTTCCGCTCTTCGTTTCGTTATACGATGCCAATTAGATTTcgattaacttttttttttctctgaagAGGATGAATCGATGATTACCTTCGTTTGGTTTCAGCTTATTGGGGGAGGAATTGGAGGACTTCAAGGTCCATTTTATGGAGGGACTGGATGCTTTCACCGAAGAAAAATTATATGTTCTCCACCTAGGCCTGCTGGAGTTAGCAAACATGGTAGATCATTTCTAAAATGATGACCAAATCAATTGATTATTCGATGGTTCCATCTAAATTTTAGGATTCTTCATCTCCATCTTTAAATATATCTTCAGTTCAGTCTTCAATATGGAGGAAAAATTCCAGTTTTCTCTATTTGGTGCTAAATGGCATGTTTGCTTCTGCGACAGATGAGTTATCTTACAAAGAACTACAAAGGATTTATGGGGATTCCAGAGAATTAATAGagtcagcttctcaaataacTTCAGGAAAAATTAGAGAAAGTTCATGCGTCGACGATCTTTCAAGCAGCGTAGAAGCTGCTAAAAGAGTTGCCTCCTGTACCTACGAGTTCAATACATGTTGGGGAAACAAGGTCagtgattatatttaaataaactTACCTGAATAAAGGTTAATTTTCTTCAAAACAATGTAATGCGCCCAACTTTCTAAGAGCTAGCTGCCTACATGATGAAGTATTAGGTATATTATTGGGCTAGACCTGGCCTGAAATCTTTGACATCCACTTTCATGTCTACTTTTCCAATGGCCTGAGATTTGTCTAAGCTTTGCAAGCCCAATCTCCCTTTGTATGGCAATAGCTTGACCCAACTCCACTACGTTCAGATTGAGCCAATCTTTAGGAGTGAAAGGTCTTCCAACATAATATATAACTATTGGCCAACTTGCTTTAGATCGGGAAACTGGCATGACCTAGACTAATACCACCATGTGATGGATTAtaccttaaaaaataaaaattatagatCATACCTTGAGTCACAGAGTCCATAATAGCTTGCTGTACTTCAAGATTCGTGCAAGAAGAGAATCCGCAAGAGGGAGTTCTATATGCGTGTGTTTTGAGAAGGGGTCCCCACAGGCTATTTATAAACTTTCTCCAGAGACCAACCACCATGGGTGGCTACACCAGTGAAGAGTCACCCCCCATCAAGGTGACTCTTCACCATTGCGAAATATCCTTAATGCTCTCAAGATAATCAGAATTTTCAAAATTCAAGAGACTTGTCTGTGAGTTTTAACTAAATGGgatccaacattctcccacttagACCATATTGATACCATTTGTCAATGTGAGCCACAACTTGACAGGATCTCAACACCATAACCACCAATTCAATCATCAGCAGCGATCGGCAACTAATTCGAaggcatttcttttttttcagattGGATGGGCCTATGGCTCGATGACAGAAGACGTCCTTACCGGGCTTAGAATTCATTCGATGGGTTGGAAATCAGTGTACCTGATACTAGATCCACCTGCATTCCTCGGAAGTGCCCCGACCGGAGGTCCGGCGAGCTTGACTCAATACAAGAGGTGGTCCACAGGCCTTCTTGAGATCTTATTGTCTAGGAGGAGCCCCATACTTGCCACCTTCGCCAAGCGGCTCGAGTTTCGGATGAACTTGGCCTATTTGCTTATAACTGTTTGGGCCTTACGCTCCATCGGAGAGCTCTGCTATGCTTTGCTCCCTGCTTACTGTCTCATTACCAATACCTCCTTCATGCCCAAGGTAAGCTTTTCCTTCATTAATACTTGTGGCATTAGATTGAATGACACTTCAATGAGACTTGGCCCAAGACTCTCTAGCGAGGTGGAAATCCTAAAATATGGTCATACCCTTTAAACAGTACAAGCAAGGTTAAGGTTACCTCAATTGATTTCAAGTCCATCTTAGGCTATTCACAAACAGCTCTGTTATATTCAGCAAGCCATTCTTCATTGTCAGATCTCGATCTCAtggttaaaatatattttagtaaGCAAACATCTCAGCTGCTAGATTAAGATGTaccaactatatatatatagtgcatTGTAGTTAGAACTGCATTATGTTCTAATTTATTGGTATAGAGTTTCAATTGGATAGAGTCGAACGAGGTATACATACCAGTTGAGCAAGCCCTTATCAAGTGGAATGCATTATTTTCCGACAAGTGTGCATGCCCATCACATTGTTTTAATTATTCATGCAGGCCTCAGAACCTGTTTTCGTGATTCCTTTGGCTCTCTTCCTCATCTGCAACATGCACTCGTTAATGGAGTACGTCCAATGCGGACTCTCAGTCCGCGCTTATTGGAACAACCAGAGGATGAATAGGATCTTCGCAATGACTGCATGGCTCTTAGGTTTGCTTGCCGTCCTCCTCAAGACCCTTGGCCTCTCCGAGACAGTATTCGAAGTCACCCGAAAGGACCAACAATCCGATACCAATGATACGGACAAAGACCCCGGGAGGTTTACCTTCGACAACTCGCCATTGTTTGTCTCTGGCACTGCAGTGCTGCTCGCGAACCTGGCGGCGCTCGCCGTCGGCCTGCTACGGCTTCGCCGGCCGGTCGTTGGACCGGGGCTTGGAGAGTTTGTTTGCAGTGTTTGGGTGGTGCTCAGCTTCTGGCCATTCGCGAGGGGTCTTGTAGGGAGGGGGAGTTATGGAATCCCTTGGCCTGTCATTTGGAAAGCTGCTGTCTTGGCGTCTCTCTTCGTGCAGTTTTGTGCATTGGAATGGGTGCATTAGTCTAAAGTGGCGGTTTGGGCTTCAACTTTCAACTtcagaaataacaaaaaaaaagaggatattAGAGCTCAGGTTTGCTGCATTAATTAGGTTTGAAAATGGTTGGTTAATAATGTAATGTCAAGTTATTTTTGTTCCAGAATGGTTGGACCTACTGAATCTCTCATGCCCCACCTAAGTGAACTAATGCAGCAGCAAAATACATGCCAAGTTATAACATGTTGCACAAGTAGAGTAGATCGATGATGCAATGTATATTTTAGATTGCAAGTACTACGACTGGCTAGACCACGCGTGACCTTGTTTCAGCGGGCTCTTCTTTCGTATATATCCCGCAGTGATACATGTATGTGGAGGCATTATATTGACTGAAATGAGTCAAGAAGCAAGCAAACTCATGCTCCATCCACGTAAACTAATGCCACAAAGGAACATATGCCACGTATTTAGATAGGGATGCATGAAATGGAATTCATAGAAGATTGGTACATTTTCATAAGCTCATGTtttcatatataaaaaaatgtgCATCTAGTTTTATATACTAAGAAGGTGCATGGTACTCGAACGTATTGTAGTATGCAAATTATTGGGTGATGATTAGTGAAAATTCCATTCTAAACGTAACTCTCAATATCTAGAACGAATATGAGGAGCTGAGTCCAAGAATTTTGCAGTTGCTGCTAAATATTTAGATTCTAGATCACATAAATGACAAGGTTGCTGATTTCTCAAAGATTGAACGAGCAAATCATCCAAGCATAATTATGGTACTATGGCACTTATATTAATCTCTTCTAATTTCCAATTTTCCATCAGTTTTTTTTATCCTCATCTCCTATAAAGGGAGGGAGGAAgatacacacacacgcacacacacttTATTACTTAACCTTTGCAAGATTATATGGGGAACAACAGGCCGGGCTTAGAAGATGGCATCCCACATCTAATTTATGTGGCCTTAGAGAAGAAGCCATAACATCCACATCATCACAAATCTGCAGCTACGAACGTTATTTTTCCGGTAATATGCCCAACTCCTTGCTTGGCTGACACATTAAGGTATCGTTTGAATTAGGTGATTTATAAACCTAAATTAACATCACTTTACGATTAATATAGTTTCAGTAAAAATTCTAGTATGATTTGATTTGATGGTAAGGCATCTGAAGGGATACTGAGGAGCTGCTTGCTTTTAGCCATTAACACGCATTATTTTTTGTCATTTTCCAAAGAAGTCTAAGGTTTTCGGTAAGGACTGTGCTTTTGTGACACCAAAATCATCATTGTCTGATATTACAATTGTAATGCCAGTTATTTGCCTCGAATATtcaatttttaatattaaaacatTCACTATTATAATGATAGTTATAACAGAAAATAATGATGGATATGGAAAAATAATGGATCAGTTCACTATTCACTCgatgaaaattaaaaatattattttcctcACGCatccatctctttttttttttgcagaaaaatttgaacaattttttttttagaaaaattgcACTGTTATAATAACGGAGATTATCTTATGCAATGATAGACCATTATGACGTTAAATGACATATTATTATAATTGATTGTTatcctaatttttttaaattattacatATATGGAATAAGGAAGGAGGTTTGAGACCATTAGAATGGCCCTTACAATGTTAATGTTAGAACAACCATGAATCTAAATCGTATGGATAACAGGATAAGTCTGTTTGATATAGTGTCTGGTGGTCGGTTACTATGATGTCATGACTTTGTGTATCATTCGGCAAAAAATTGGCAGCTGGGAAGTTGAGCTTGGCCGATGATCATCTCCAACAGACCATAGAATTATGAACCTTCCTGGATGTAATGATGTTGGGAGCTAAGATTATGAAATCCCCTGGTAGCATGTTATTGCTACACCAATGCAAACCGGCACCAATTTCGACGTACTGCTGTTTTGCAGCAAGTTGGCTGTCAGCTAAATCCATGGAGGATAGGGTAGATATGAAGGGCAGGAAAGGTCTCAAATGCGATCATTTCACAGAGTAAGTTGGTGTTATTTTGGGGCACAAAATATAGGGGTCTGGGCAAGGTTCGCTCTCCACCGAATTTTATACCGATACCACACTAGCACAATGTCGTTACAGTATagtatgaattttttttgacataCCGAATATCGGTACGCCATCCATACTGGATATCAGTACCGAACTGGTATAGTACAGTACGCCTCGTACAACTCGATTTGAGCCGGTACGTACGGCATCTTCTGGGTCTGAGGATGAAGATAAAAGCAATTCTAGCCCATGTTGTTGTATGCCAAGTTGTAGAGATACTCAAGATTGTTATCATTTTttgttagaaaaagataaatcaTTACCAATGATAAACATGATATCTTTTCGATCAACAAGCAGACAAGGGTCTCAACGTGGATTGCAACTTGTTTGCCGATAACCCTGATGGCATTCTTCATGGGATGTGCCTGCAACTCGGGTTCGACAATGAGGTATTGAGTGGATTTGTTCAAGCACTGCAATGATTCTGCCAACACCATCAAGGATGACCCCTTTGGGAATCAGTAGGTGGTGGCCGCAGAGGTGGAAAGCATCGGTTTGCCACTCTCTAATATTAGCAATGTAATGCCAGTTAGATTTGgcgctttctttttttctttaaagcTGCTGattactttcattttctttcagcTAATTGGGTCAGGATCTGATGGAAATTAAGGTTTACCTCATGAAGGAACGGGATGTTTTCATCTGAAGAAATATTGCATATGGTTCACCACCTGAGCATGGAAGAGCTAGGACATGAGGTAGGCCATCACTAGAAGGATGAGTAGATCAAACAACCATTTGAGTGTTTGATGTAAACTTCAGAAATGTGTTTTCCCTTTTAAAAATATCTGCATGAGTAATAAGTCCAAGAAAAAATACCCTCATTTgattgaaaaatcaaaaatttactCTAATTTCCATTAAAATTATCTTAATTTCATGTTGATTGATAGTGAGAACACTTCGATCTATTTCGGTATTTAGAAAatattcttttcttaatttcatACGATTTGACAAGAAACCGTTCATAATTTTGGTATTAATAACATTTTTAAAAAGTATTTATCCGTCATTTTTCTCATTATCGATTTATCATGTGaatatcttccaaaattttggtGATATACAGTTTTTACcctctattctttttttcttcccctttgCAAAGAAAATTCCAACTTTCTCATCCTGACTCTAAATGACATATTTGGCTCTTTGAGGGGTAATTAA from the Phoenix dactylifera cultivar Barhee BC4 chromosome 14, palm_55x_up_171113_PBpolish2nd_filt_p, whole genome shotgun sequence genome contains:
- the LOC103701246 gene encoding cellulose synthase-like protein H1 — protein: MATHHNLPLQERISLKNTFQRVSSLLILALLLSLLLYRLTSLHSHGSIWLIAFLCESWFTFIWVLFMNAKWNPVKYKTYPERLLKRSDDLPAVDMFVTTADPKLEPPIITANTVLSLLAVEYPAHKLACYVSDDGGSPITFYSLVEASKFAKLWVPFCKKYNVRVRAPFVYFSSEPQASQTLSQEFTDTWRYMKNKYEELSRKIDDAAKDYISHHMNDELADFSNIERGNHPSLIKVIWENKEGLEGGIPHLVYVAREKRPKHPHHYKAGAMNVLARVSGVMTNAPFMLNVDCDMFANNPEVILHGMCLLLGFDNEVSSGFVQAPQQFYGALKDDPFGNQLVVLQELIGGGIGGLQGPFYGGTGCFHRRKIICSPPRPAGVSKHDELSYKELQRIYGDSRELIESASQITSGKIRESSCVDDLSSSVEAAKRVASCTYEFNTCWGNKIGWAYGSMTEDVLTGLRIHSMGWKSVYLILDPPAFLGSAPTGGPASLTQYKRWSTGLLEILLSRRSPILATFAKRLEFRMNLAYLLITVWALRSIGELCYALLPAYCLITNTSFMPKASEPVFVIPLALFLICNMHSLMEYVQCGLSVRAYWNNQRMNRIFAMTAWLLGLLAVLLKTLGLSETVFEVTRKDQQSDTNDTDKDPGRFTFDNSPLFVSGTAVLLANLAALAVGLLRLRRPVVGPGLGEFVCSVWVVLSFWPFARGLVGRGSYGIPWPVIWKAAVLASLFVQFCALEWVH